In Eucalyptus grandis isolate ANBG69807.140 chromosome 4, ASM1654582v1, whole genome shotgun sequence, the following proteins share a genomic window:
- the LOC104440683 gene encoding probable 3-hydroxyisobutyrate dehydrogenase, mitochondrial isoform X2, translating to MKIFAGFGVPTKKTPFEVAEESDVIVTMLPSSSHVFDVYTGPNGLLHGGNLLRPWLLIDSSTIDPQTSRKISALVSNCTLNGKRDGGGVPMMLDAPVSGGVLAAEAGSLTFMVGGSEEAYLTAKRLLLAMGKSTIYCGGAGNGSAAKICNNLAMAVSMLGVSEALALGQSLGIAASVLTRVFNSSSARCWSSDAYNPVPGVMEGVPSSRNYEGGFATKLMAKDLNLAKSSAEEVGVKCPLTFEAQDIYSGLCKDGHESKDFSCVFRHYYSGIDEHKGK from the exons ATGAAGATCTTTGCTGGCTTTGGAGTCCCCACCAAgaaaacaccttttgaagtTGCAGAAGAAAGTGATGTAATAGTGACAATGTTGCCGTCATCTTCCCAT GTATTTGATGTATACACTGGACCGAATGGATTGCTTCATGGTGGAAATCTCCTAAGACCGTGGTTATTGATAGATTCTTCTACTATTGATCCCCAAACATCGAGAAAGATTTCAGCACTTGTGTCTAACTGTACTTTAAATGGGAAGAGAG ATGGAGGTGGAGTTCCTATGATGCTGGATGCACCTGTTTCTGGAGGTGTTCTTGCTGCTGAAGCTGGCTCACTAACGTTCATG GTTGGTGGATCAGAAGAAGCTTATCTTACAGCAAAGCGTTTGCTCCTCGCCATGGGCAAAAGCACAATTTATTGTGGTGGAGCAGGAAATGGTTCG GCAGCAAAAATCTGCAACAACTTAGCCATGGCTGTGAGCATGCTTGGTGTATCTGAGGCACTTGCTCTTGGTCAGTCTTTAGGAATTGCTGCAAGTGTTTTGACAAGAGTATTCAACTCTTCAAGTGCTCGATGTTGGAGTAG TGATGCTTATAATCCAGTTCCTGGAGTGATGGAAGGTGTTCCGTCTTCAAGAAACTATGAAGGTGGATTTGCAACTAAGCTGATG GCTAAAGATTTAAATCTTGCGAAATCATCAGCTGAAGAGGTTGGTGTTAAGTGCCCATTGACATTCGAAGCCCAAGACAT ATACTCGGGGCTATGCAAAGATGGACATGAAAGCAAGGACTTCTCTTGTGTTTTCCGCCACTATTATTCTGGCATCGATGAGCACAAGGGTAAATAG
- the LOC108959176 gene encoding splicing factor YJU2, with protein MGERYRRSSTAVPWGLPPGSICRRPPPIWPDHERLPVRRPRNRRPTKVRIMLPISVRCDACGNRIDKGSKLSSRKEEVAVAVAGEADLGIPEFRFCFGCTGCSAELAIKTDQRNSYCIVESGGTRVEGPDVPELTDDSEKMHCQPSGHEE; from the exons ATGGGAGAAAGATACCGCCGGAGTTCAACTGCCGTTCCCTGGGGCCTTCCCCCGGGGAGCATctgtcgccggccgccgccgatCTGGCCGGATCACGAGAGACTGCCGGTCCGGAGGCCCAGGAATCGACGGCCGACGAAGGTCCGGATCATGCTTCCGATAAGCGTCCGATGCGACGCCTGCGGGAACCGCATCGACAAGGGGTCCAAGCTCAGTTCCAGGAAGGAGgaggtcgccgtcgccgtcgccggcgag GCGGATTTGGGGATCCCGGAATTCAGGTTTTGCTTCGGATGCACCGGTTGCTCTGCTGAGCTCGCGATCAAGACCGATCAGCGGAACTCCTACTGCATCGTGGAGTCAGGAGGCACGAGAGTCGAAGGCCCCGACGTTCCAGAGCTTACGGATGATTCGGAGAAGATGCATTGTCAACCGAGCGGGCACGAAGAATAG